A stretch of Paenibacillus peoriae DNA encodes these proteins:
- a CDS encoding AIM24 family protein, translating into MDIQAGQHHDESVGSVVTLDLAEGEKLHVLHPQQIIAYRGPSSGRSDKLMNIKGMYRKHKLIQADFTGACRLIAALPPGFSLKMIKLEGSDDLLYDFRNLFWYSSGIQMRTKLLSMKNMLFSHDVIKMKFDGVGQIGLLTQGLVCQEQLHPTEPIYVDASSVIAYPENAHLELTVYGNHLASQHMNYHFKMTGQGTVLFHAGEHHRRLQQDMNDDGVIKRFLREVIPFGGVFIK; encoded by the coding sequence ATGGACATACAAGCAGGACAACACCATGATGAAAGCGTCGGTTCGGTCGTAACGCTCGATCTGGCGGAAGGAGAAAAGCTGCACGTTCTGCATCCGCAGCAAATCATCGCATACCGCGGGCCCAGCTCAGGCCGCAGTGATAAACTGATGAATATTAAGGGCATGTATCGCAAACACAAACTGATTCAGGCCGATTTCACAGGAGCTTGTCGCCTAATTGCCGCACTTCCACCTGGCTTTAGTCTAAAAATGATTAAGCTTGAAGGAAGCGATGATCTGTTATACGATTTTCGCAACCTGTTCTGGTACAGCTCCGGTATCCAAATGCGTACTAAGCTGCTAAGCATGAAAAACATGTTATTTAGCCATGATGTTATAAAAATGAAATTTGATGGTGTGGGTCAAATCGGTCTTTTGACGCAGGGATTGGTATGTCAGGAACAGCTTCATCCGACAGAACCGATCTATGTGGATGCGAGCAGCGTCATTGCCTATCCCGAAAACGCCCATCTAGAGTTGACCGTGTACGGCAACCATCTGGCCAGCCAGCATATGAACTATCATTTTAAAATGACCGGACAGGGTACCGTACTATTCCATGCCGGGGAGCATCATCGGCGGCTCCAACAGGATATGAACGACGATGGCGTGATCAAGCGATTTTTAAGGGAAGTCATTCCATTTGGTGGAGTGTTTATCAAATAG